Proteins encoded by one window of Vitis vinifera cultivar Pinot Noir 40024 chromosome 10, ASM3070453v1:
- the LOC100240875 gene encoding probable zinc transporter 10: MATSPLKLISSFFILISIFISQAVAQSDGCQSESQNSCNNKSAALPLKLIAIASILVTSMIGVCLPLFSRSIPALAPDRNLFIIVKAFASGIILATGFMHVLPDSFDMLWSPCLKENPWHKFPFTGFVAMLSAIFTLMVDSIATSLYTKKNNTGIIPEIEVADMAAGNTGGHFHGHHHGPKIGIEGSQLLRYRVVAMVLELGIVVHSIVIGLSMGASNNTCTIKPLVAALCFHQMFEGMGLGGCILQAEYKFVKKAWMVFFFSVTTPFGIALGIALSKTYKENSPTSLISVGLLNASSAGLLIYMALVDLLSADFMGPKLQGSIKLQIKSFVAVLLGAGGMSVMAKWA, encoded by the exons ATGGCAACTTCACCTCTCAAACTCATCTCCAGCTTCTTCATCCTCATCTCCATCTTCATATCACAAGCTGTTGCACAATCGGATGGATGCCAATCCGAAAGCCAAAACAGCTGCAACAACAAGTCAGCTGCACTGCCCCTCAAACTCATAGCCATTGCCTCCATCTTGGTCACAAGCATGATAGGCGTGTGCTTGCCTCTTTTCTCACGCTCAATCCCAGCTTTAGCCCCTGACCGCAACCTATTCATCATTGTTAAGGCCTTTGCTTCGGGGATCATTCTAGCAACCGGGTTCATGCACGTGTTACCGGACTCTTTTGACATGTTATGGTCCCCTTGCTTGAAGGAAAATCCATGGCACAAGTTCCCCTTCACTGGCTTTGTGGCAATGTTGTCTGCAATTTTCACTCTAATGGTTGATTCAATAGCCACTAGTTTATACACTAAGAAAAATAACACTGGTATTATTCCGGAAATCGAAGTTGCAGATATGGCTGCAGGCAACACTGGGGGACACTTCCACGGACACCATCACGGACCCAAGATTGGAATTGAAGGCTCACAATTGCTACGTTACCGCGTTGTTGCCATG GTGCTTGAACTGGGAATTGTGGTTCATTCAATAGTGATAGGGCTCTCAATGGGAGCCTCAAACAACACTTGCACAATAAAGCCTCTTGTGGCAGCCCTTTGCTTCCATCAAATGTTTGAAGGAATGGGCCTTGGTGGCTGCATCCTTCAG GCTGAGTACAAGTTTGTGAAGAAGGCTTGGATGGTGTTCTTCTTCTCTGTGACAACCCCATTTGGGATTGCGCTTGGGATAGCTTTATCCAAAACATATAAAGAGAACAGCCCTACTTCATTGATCAGTGTAGGACTACTGAACGCCTCCTCGGCCGGACTTTTGATCTACATGGCTTTGGTGGATCTTCTCTCTGCTGACTTCATGGGTCCGAAGTTGCAAGGTAGCATCAAGCTCCAGATTAAGTCCTTTGTTGCAGTTCTTTTGGGTGCTGGTGGCATGTCTGTAATGGCAAAATGGGCTTGA